A genomic region of Trifolium pratense cultivar HEN17-A07 linkage group LG3, ARS_RC_1.1, whole genome shotgun sequence contains the following coding sequences:
- the LOC123913187 gene encoding putative disease resistance protein At3g14460, translated as MAELIAGAFLSSLFQVTLERFSTSDFKDLFNKGLVEKLEITLNSINQLLDDAETKQYQNQNVKKWLDHLKHEVYEVDQLLDEIATNAKQKIKVKHFVSTLTNRFESRIKDLLDKLKYLAEQNDVLGLTQRSCISIESAFSLKSSKISPTASLVDESCIYGRDHDKNKIINYLLSDNDSGKRVSIISIVGLGGMGKTTLAQLVYNDERMKKRFELKAWVHVAESFDVVGLTKTILRSFHSSADGEDLDPLKCQLQQTLTGKKFLLVLDDVWNANEEWWEQLLLPFYHGSPGSKIIVTTRDRHIALVVKSDHQHHLKQLAESDCWNLFVKHAFRGRNVFEYPNLESTGKKVVDKCGGSPLAVKTLGNLLQRKFSQGEWFKILETDMWHVSKGDDEINPVLRLSYHNLPSHLKRCFAYCSIFPKGYEFQKDELVKLWMAEGLLKCCGRDKSEEELGNEFLDDLESISFFQQSVYSHKIIAMHDLVNDLAKSESREFCLQIEGDKVQDISERTRHIWCSLDLKDGARILKLICKIKGLRSLLVHDRVYGEEYFTISKNVQRDLFSKLKYLRMLSFRGCELTELAYEIGNLKLLRYLDLTSTEIKSLPNSICKLYNLQTLILEKCFELTELPSDFYKLASLCHLNLECIYIKKMPKQIGRLNHLQTLSHFVVGENSGSDIKELDNLNHLQGKLTISGLENVTNPADAAGANLKDKKHLKELIMNYSDDFIFNNNGRELDVLEALLPNSNLKRLTIEYYNGNCFPNWLCGFHLPNLVSLKLQSCGLCSHLPPLGQLPCLRELSISHCDGIKIIGEEFYDNNSTIFPFKSLEVLIFDRMYCLEEWLCLEGFPVLKELSIINCPELTRALPQHFPSLQKLKISNCNKLEEWLCLEGFPFLKELSIINCPELKRAIPQHLPFLQKLKIRNCNKLEEWLCLEGLPLLKEIFIEHCPKLKRLLPQHLPSLQILEIFDCKMLEVSIPKGDSIIELHLHRCDRVLVNGLSTSLKKFVLRENRYTEFSVEQNLLKNTILEEMEFDFRGFVKFPFLDLRCYNSLSRLCIKGWCLPSLPFAPHLFTNLHSLSLFDFPQLESFPSGGLPSNLSILGIFNCPKLIASREEWGLFQLNSLKVFVVSDDFENIESFPEENLLPPNLNYLYLIKCSKLRIMNYKGFLHLKSLEDLCIRNCPSFERLPEEGLRNSLSSLWISDCPLIKEQYKKEEGERWHTIRHIPSVTIT; from the coding sequence ATGGCAGAGCTGATTGCTGGAgcatttctttcttctctctttcAAGTCACTCTTGAGAGGTTTTCCACAAGTGATTTCAAAGACCTCTTCAATAAAGGGTTGGTTGAAAAACTTGAAATCACACTGAATTCTATCAATCAATTGTTGGATGATGCAGAGACAAAACAATACCAAAATCAAAACGTGAAGAAATGGCTTGATCATCTAAAACATGAGGTATATGAAGTAGATCAATTATTGGATGAGATTGCTACAAATGCAAAGCAAAAGATCAAGGTGAAACACTTCGTTTCAACTTTGACTAATCGATTTGAGTCAAGGATAAAAGATTTGCTAGACAAGCTAAAATATCTTGCGGAGCAAAATGATGTGTTGGGATTGACACAAAGAAGTTGCATTAGTATTGAAAGTGCATTTAGCTTGAAATCCTCAAAAATATCACCAACTGCTTCATTAGTGGATGAATCTTGCATTTATGGTAGAGAtcatgataaaaataaaattatcaactATTTGCTTTCTGACAATGATAGTGGCAAACGAGTATCGATAATCAGCATAGTGGGTTTGGGTGGGATGGGCAAGACCACTCTAGCTCAGCTTGTCTACAATGACGAGAGGATGAAGAAGCGGTTTGAACTTAAAGCTTGGGTTCATGTTGCGGAATCTTTTGATGTTGTTGGACTCACCAAAACAATTCTTAGGTCGTTCCATTCTTCTGCTGATGGTGAAGACTTGGATCCACTTAAATGTCAACTACAACAGACACTGACAGGTAAGAAATTTTTGCTTGTTCTAGATGATGTGTGGAATGCAAATGAGGAATGGTGGGAGCAGTTACTACTTCCTTTTTACCATGGATCTCCGGGAAGTAAGATTATTGTGACTACACGCGACAGGCATATTGCATTAGTTGTGAAATCCGACCATCAACATCATTTAAAGCAATTGGCGGAGAGTGACTGTTGGAATTTATTTGTGAAACATGCTTTTCGAGGAAGGAATGTTTTTGAATATCCAAATCTTGAATCAACCGGAAAGAAGGTTGTAGACAAGTGTGGAGGGTCGCCTTTAGCTGTGAAAACATTGGGAAATCTCTTGCAAAGAAAATTTTCTCAAGGCGAATGGTTTAAGATATTGGAGACTGATATGTGGCATGTATCGAAAGGTGATGATGAAATTAATCCGGTATTGAGATTGAGTTACCATAATCTCCCTTCCCATCTAAAGCGTTGTTTTGCCTATTGTTCCATATTTCCCAAGGGTTATGAATTTCAAAAAGATGAATTGGTCAAGCTTTGGATGGCAGAAGGTTTGTTGAAATGTTGCGGAAGAGACAAAAGTGAAGAAGAGTTGGGTAATGAATTCTTGGATGATCTAGAGTCCATTTCATTTTTCCAGCAATCAGTATATTCCCATAAGATTATAGCCATGCATGATCTTGTCAATGATTTGGCAAAATCAGAGTCGCGAGAGTTTTGCTTACAAATTGAGGGTGATAAGGTGCAAGATATATCTGAAAGAACGCGTCACATTTGGTGCTCTCTTGATTTGAAAGATGGTGCTAGAATATTAAAGCTTATTTGTAAGATTAAGGGATTACGAAGCCTGTTAGTACACGACCGAGTCTATGGTGAGGAGTACTTCACCATAAGCAAGAATGTGCAACGTGATCTATTTTCAAAACTGAAATATTTACGGATGTTGTCATTTCGTGGTTGTGAACTTACAGAGCTAGCATATGAGATAGGCAATTTAAAGCTTTTGCGCTATCTAGACTTGACAAGCACAGAGATTAAAAGCTTGCCTAATTCCATTTGCAAGTTGTATAATTTACAGACACTGATATTGGAAAAGTGTTTTGAATTGACTGAACTCCCTTCAGATTTTTACAAGCTTGCTAGTTTATGTCATCTTAATCTTGAATGCATTTATATAAAGAAGATGCCAAAGCAGATTGGGAGGCTAAATCATCTTCAAACACTCAGTCATTTTGTCGTGGGAGAGAATAGTGGGTCCGATATTAAGGAGTTGGATAATCTCAATCATCTTCAAGGAAAGCTTACTATTTCAGGGTTGGAAAATGTCACTAATCCCGCAGATGCTGCAGGAGCAAATTTGAAAGATAAGAAACATCTGAAAGAATTGATCATGAATTATAGTGACGATTTCATTTTCAATAACAATGGAAGAGAATTGGATGTCTTGGAGGCTCTTCTACCAAATAGCAATTTGAAGAGGCTCACTATTGAATACTACAATGGCAACTGCTTTCCAAATTGGCTATGTGGTTTTCATTTACCCAACTTAGTGTCTCTTAAACTGCAAAGTTGTGGATTATGTTCTCATTTGCCGCCACTTGGTCAACTTCCTTGTCTCAGGGAGCTTTCCATTTCACATTGTGATGGAATAAAGATCATTGGTGAAGAGTTTTACGACAATAATTCAACAATTTTTCCGTTCAAGTCCCTTGAAGTTTTGATATTTGATCGGATGTATTGTTTGGAGGAATGGTTATGTCTTGAAGGGTTTCCTGTGCTTAAAGAGCTTTCTATTATAAATTGTCCCGAATTGACAAGGGCCTTGCCTCAACACTTTCCTTCtttacaaaaattaaagataagCAATTGCAACAAGTTGGAGGAATGGTTATGTCTTGAAGGATTTCCTTTCCTTAAAGAGCTTTCTATTATAAATTGTCCCGAATTGAAAAGGGCCATTCCTCAACACCTTccttttttacaaaaattgaagATACGTAATTGCAACAAGTTGGAGGAATGGTTATGTCTTGAAGGGCTTCCTTTGCTTAAAGAGATTTTTATAGAACATTGTCCTAAATTGAAAAGGCTCCTGCCTCAACACCTTCCTTCTTTACAAATATTAGAGATTTTTGATTGCAAAATGTTGGAGGTATCAATTCCCAAAGGTGACAGTATCATAGAGTTACATCTACATAGATGTGATAGAGTTTTGGTAAATGGATTGTCTACCAGCTTGAAAAAGTTTGTCCTTCGTGAAAATCGGTATACTGAGTTCTCCGTGGAGCAAAATCTACTCAAAAATACCATTCTTGAAGAGATGGAGTTTGATTTTAGAGGCTTCGTAAAATTTCCCTTTTTGGATTTGCGTTGCTATAATTCTCTTAGTAGACTTTGCATAAAAGGTTGGTGCTTGCCTTCTTTGCCCTTTGCACCACACTTATTCACCAATCTTCATTCTCTCTCGTTGTTCGATTTCCCACAGTTGGAATCATTTCCAAGTGGAGGGTTGCCTTCTAACTTAAGCATCCTTGGAATATTCAACTGCCCTAAACTGATTGCTTCGAGAGAGGAGTGGGGTTTGTTCCAACTCAATTCTTTGAAAGTTTTCGTTGTTAGTGATGACTTTGAAAACATAGAGTCTTTCCCAGAGGAGAATCTGTTGCCACCAAATCTGAATTATctttatttgataaaatgttCAAAGCTAAGAATAATGAATTACAAGGGTTTTCTTCACCTCAAATCTCTCGAGGATCTATGTATTCGCAACTGCCCTAGTTTTGAGCGCTTGCCAGAGGAGGGTCTACGCAACTCCCTTTCTAGtttgtggattagtgattgtCCATTAATTAAGGAGCAGTACAAAAAGGAAGAAGGAGAGCGTTGGCATACAATTCGTCACATCCCTTCGGTGACCATAACTTGA
- the LOC123913188 gene encoding dirigent protein 21-like — MAPSHSFIIFLFSLTLISTNGEFSQQSNIMLPSQQQITKEKLTHIHFYYHDIRDNKNPTIVQIIDTPQNVPNGFGSTFVMDDAMTEGPELSSKHIGRAQGLFGLSSLQDLGMFMLTNFVFKEGKYGGSSLSMLGRNHISEQNREMPIVGGTGVFRFARGFAIANSVNSISTPEHFVVEYNTPSGPYYKEQFGKNTHTKKPYLS, encoded by the coding sequence ATGGCTCCTTCACATAGTTTCATcatctttctcttctctctcacaCTCATTTCCACAAATGGAGAATTCTCACAACAATCCAACATCATGTTACCTTCACAACAACAAATAACAAAAGAGAAACTAACACATATCCATTTCTACTATCATGACATTAGAGACAACAAAAATCCAACCATAGTACAAATCATTGACACACCACAAAATGTGCCTAATGGATTTGGTTCAACTTTTGTAATGGATGATGCAATGACTGAAGGACCAGAGTTAAGTTCAAAACACATTGGTAGAGCTCAAGGGCTATTTGGTCTTTCTTCACTTCAAGATCTTGGAATGTTTATGttaacaaattttgtttttaaggaAGGGAAATATGGTGGAAGTAGTCTTAGTATGTTGGGAAGAAATCATATTTCTGaacaaaatagagaaatgcCTATTGTTGGTGGAACTGGTGTTTTTAGATTTGCTAGAGGTTTTGCTATTGCTAATAGTGTTAATTCCATTTCTACCCCTGAACATTTTGTAGTTGagtataatactccctccggtccttattataaggaacaatttggtaaaaacacacataccaagaaaccttatctttcttaa